AATGATGTAATACAATCAACCGCCTCTTGTAATTCTTCATTATTACATTTCAGCAATTGGATTAGTTTTCGCCAATCTTTCCTCACAAAATAAGAAAAATATTCACTTACAATCCTCTCTGCAAGTACACTTCCCTTTTGTAAACGCTTCAATTGGATCACTAGACACTCTTGAATATTCCGCGCTCCTACCCCTGCTGGCTCTAGTGATTGGACAATCTCTACAGAACGTTCAACGACATCGATGGGCACGGTAAGTAGTTCAGCTAATTCTTCATTCGTTTCTTCTAGATACCCATTTTCATCTAGGTTCATAATGATAAAAGAAGCTGTCTTCCGATGCTCTTCATCTATTTTATAATACTGTATTTGATTTAATAAATGTTGCTGAATCGTTTTAGAATCCACACTATAGATCTCCATTTGATTATCAACTTGCTTGCTCGTACTTTTACTTTTGCTAGAGCTCTTTTTTCTTTCCCTCTCAAAACACCCTAACTCAATAAGGGGATTCTCTAGCGATTGCTCATACAAAAACTCCGACAATTCTTGTACATTGTACTGGAGCATTGTAATCGCTTGCCTCAACTCTTGTGTCATTGCCAAACGTAAGCTTTGTTCTTGTAAAAGACTTGCCTTCAAACTGATCTCCCCCTTGTTTCTATTGTACAATAAGTTTGGTAAAAGGAGAATCCTAACGCAGACACCCATTCCAAAATATTATTAATTTATATGTATTAATGAAACTTATCTCTTACAACTGAAAAATGAATATTATTGAAAGAAACCATTTTATAACCACCTACTAATAGTAAATCTTATTATCAGATATAACAAGAGGATTTTAAAAAAGTATTCTCTCCGTATATTCATGCATCCCATATTCTCAAAAATATTTGGCATAAAAAAAGTCCTAACTCACAATTGTAAGTTAGGACTTTTTGACGCGCCCAGAGGGATTCGAACCCCCGGCAGACGTGGTACCGGAAACCACCGCTCTATCCAGCTGAGCTATGGGCGCATGATAAAACTTTGAAACATCAAAGATTGAAACTCTTTTGTTCTTTACTTGTAGACTAAACAATTTCTCATGAAAGTTTTAGTCCAAGGTGTAAAATCGCACCTCTAATTATACAAGAAGCATTCCTCCATTTCAATAAAAAAAGAGCAGACTACTGATCATTCCCTTTCATATTTGCTTAATCTTTCTTACATTGTCAAATCACCAATATCCCCTGCCCTATTCGTAAACTTTGGTTAATTTTCCATTCCCTCTCTTAATAGACCTAAATTTGGAAAACATATTTTTTCTCCTACTTACAAAATATAACTTGTGAATTGATATTCAAAAGGAGGCTTTATTCAATGACTGTTATTACAAAGCTAAAACAAACAGTAGCAGGTTTAAAAAGTGCACAAGCGAGTTTAGAAGGATTCGCTCTTGATACAGATAATCAGCAGGCAAAACAGCTTTTCCAAACAGCTGCACAACAAACGCAATCTATTATCGATTCTTTAAACCCACGTGTAGAAGAAGTTCAACAAGAAGAGCCTCAATATGCACAACAATAAATGAAAGTACCAACTTATCTAGAAAAAGGATGATTCTATATCATCCTTTTTCAACAAATTACATAAAGCAATAGAAATGGAAGGATGATTATGAGAAAACTCGGAGTGATCACCGCACTACTCGTACTCCTATTTAGTGTATTTACCGGCTGTGACAATAGCCCTTTAGATAAAAAAGTAAAAAAAGAAGAAACAAAAAGACAAGAGCAAAAAGAAGGACCTGAGTTAACAAAAATGAGCACGGAATCCTTTAATCAATCTATTTCACAAGGAGCAAAGAAAATGGCACTTTCTATGGAAGAGATTGAACAAGCTACAGCCGTTAACTCCAATTTAGATCTTTACATAGCCATCAAACCAGAACATCATGAAAGATTTATACTAAAGCCTTTACGAAGTAAACTAAAAAAACGACTGAGCGATGAATATCCAACATTTAACGTTCGCGTCAGTACCGATCGAAAAATCTTTATGCTATTAGATGAGCTGGAAAATAAAATTCAGAAGAAACGAGTAAACAAAGATAAAATTAAAAAACAATTAAAACTCATTCAAACAGAAATGGAATCTAATACGTAATGACACGTGTTCTAAAGGAAAAGGAAGGATTTAAATGTCCAGTAAAGATAAAAATTTAACACCTGTACAACAAGAATATAAAAAATTCGAACAACAACGGGAGCCCAAACGTCCTGTTTTGAAAAATTGCATAAAAGCTTTTTTTGTTGGGGGATTCATTTGTTTGATCGGCCAACTGATTTCAACTTTTTACATTTATTTTTTTGATTTTACTGAGCGTTCCGCTGGAAACCCGACAGTTGCGACTCTTATTTTTATTTCCATGCTACTTACTGGCTTTGGAGTATACGACCGCCTTGGACAGTTCGCGGGAGCTGGGACAGCAGTACCTGTTACTGGATTTGGTAACTCTGTTATTGCCGCTTGTATTGAGCATCGAACAGAAGGATTTGTTCTCGGCGTCGGCGGTAACATGTTTAAGTTAGCTGGATCCGTTATTTTATTTGGTGTATTCTCCGCTTTTGTTATCGCTTTAATTAAAACCATTCTTGTTCAATGGGGAGGGCTGTAAATGCTACAAGGACACCGAACATGGGTATTTGAAAATAAACCAGTTATTATCTCAACGGGAGTCGTCGGTGGCCCATTTGAAGCAAATGGCAAAATTCCTGAAGACTTCGACACTCTTCATGGAGACTTATGGCTCGGCCAAGATTCTTATGAAAAAGCACATACAATTTTGTTTGAGGAAGCTTGTAGCCGTGCGATTGAAAAAGCAAAACTCCGTAAAGATGATATTCAGTTTGTACTCGCAGGCGATTTAATTAACCAAATTACGCCAACGAGCTTTGCATGTCGTACACTTGGCACTCCTTATCTCGGATTGTTCGGAGCTTGTTCGACCTCTATGGAAGGATTGGCACTTGGAGCAAGCATTATAAATGCCAAAGGAGCAAAATATTTATTAACCGGTGCCTCAAGTCATAACACCGCAGTGGAAAAACAGTTCCGCTACCCAACGGAATATGGAGGACAAAAGCCCCCGACTGCTCAATGGACGGTAACTGGAGCTGGCGCTGCTCTTTTAAGCAATCAAGGAAATGGTCCTCAAGTAACATCGGCAACCATTGGACGTGTTGTTGATATGGGACTAACTGATCCTTTTAATATGGGAGGTGCAATGGCTCCCGCCGCTGTTGATACAATTGAAGCACATTTACGTGATCGACAAATCGATGTCTCTTACTATGATTTAATCGTAACAGGCGACCTGGGACATGTTGGACGTGAAATTGCTTACGATTTACTCCATAAACACGGACTAAACATAACGAGCGAACAATTTCAAGATTGCGGAATCATTATTTACCGAGAAGGTCAACCTGTACTAGCTGGTGCAAGTGGCCCTGGTTGTTCTGCAACCGTTGTATACGGACATTTATTAAACAGAATGAGAAGAGAAGAGTTTAAACGAATCCTTGTCGTTGCAACAGGCGCTTTGCTCTCTCCGCTTACTTTTCAACAAGGAGAAACGATTCCTTGTATCGCTCATGCTGTATCAATTGAATTTGGAGGTGCAAAGCAATGATTTTTTTCTGGGCTTTCGTCATTGGCGGTCTCGTATGTGTAATCGGTCAACTCCTGTTTGATATTGTCAAACTAACACCTGCTCATACGATGGCTACACTTGTTGTTGCTGGTGCCATTTTAGATGGGTTCAATTTATATGAGCCGTTAATTGATTTTGCTGGAGCTGGAGCAACTGTGCCAATTACGAGCTTTGGCAACGCTCTCGTTCATGGTGCAATGGAAGAAGCTGCAAAGCATGGTATTGTCGGAGTAATTACCGGAATGTTTAAAGTAACAAGCGCCGGGATATCAGCAGCAATTATTTTCGGATTTATCGGTGCACTACTATTTAAACCAAAAGGATAAGAGGTGTTTTCATGACAGTTATTGCTAACGTAAAAACGTGTCTTGCTAGTTTAAAAGGTGCTCAAGCAAGCTTAAGTACTCTTTCACAAAATACTTCGGATGAAGAAGCAAAGCGCGTATTTCATGAATGCATGTTAGAGATGGATAGCGTTATCGCTGATTTAAAAGATCGAGTTTCAGTATTAGAACGTGAAGAACCTCAATATAAAGGGTTTTAAGCAGACTGGAGGAATTTGCTATGTCTCATCTACCCGAATGGACACTTGTCATTCTCCGCTCTGTATTTATATTAATGATTTTATTCGCTATTACAAAATGGTTAGGTAAAAGACAAATTTCTCAACTTTCCTTTTTTGAATATATAGCGGGAATGACAATTGGTGATATTGCTGCTCAAATCACAACAGGGCTAGATCAAAAATTTTCCCACGGTGTCTTTGCCATACTTATTTTTGCGGTAGTTCCTTTCTTCACAGGTCTTCTTTCTTTAAAGAACAAAGCAGCCAGAGATTTTTTTGAAGGAAAATCTACTGTTTTTATAAAAGATGGTAAAGTTCTCGAGGATAACTTAAAAAAAGAAAAATATACAAGCGACGAATTACTCGAGCTTCTTCGAAACAAAGGAACTTTCAGTATATCTGAAGTCGAATTTGCAGTATTGGAGCCAAGTGGTGAATTAAATGTATTATTAAAAAAAGACCGCCAACCACTTACAGCAAAAGATATCGGCTTAAAAGTACCAAACGAAAAAGAGCCACAAACTGTCATTATGGATGGTAATGTACTCGATGAGCCTCTGTCAGCAAGCGGACATAATCGAGCTTGGCTACATGCTGAACTAGAAAAACTCGGTGTCGTAATTGAAAATGTATTTCTCGGTCAAGTTGATTCGTATGGACAGCTTACAATTGATGTCTATAATGATAAACTTCAAATGCCTTCCCCGCAAAATAAACCTTTATTATTAGCATCTTTAAAAAAATGCCAAGCTGATCTAGAATTGTTCTCATTAGAAACAAAATCAAAATCAGCAAGTGAAATGTATAGTAAAAATGCAAAACAAATCGAACACATTTTAAATAAGGTAACCTACCTTTTAAAAGAATAAAACATGAAAGAACGCCTCTATCAAACAGGCGTTCTTTTATTATTACTACACTTTTTCTTACGTTTAATTTTATGGAATTCGGTTATGATGTTGAAAGGTACATAAGCAGGGAATTGCAAGAAGCATAGCGAATAAATCATCTTACAACTACATATTTTTTGATTTTTTGATTTAAAGTGGTTTTGTTTGACCTTTATTGACCATAATTGTATTATAAGACTAAGAAAGCTTTCAAAGGAGGAAATAACAGATGAATTTAATTCCTACAGTAATTGAACAAACAAATCGTGGAGAACGCGCTTACGATATTTACTCTCGACTATTAAAAGACCGCATCATTATGCTTGGTAGCGCAATTGATGACAATGTAGCAAACTCAATCGTTTCCCAGCTTTTATTCTTGGAATCTCAAGATCCAGAAAAAGATATTCATTTATACATTAACAGCCCTGGTGGTTCTATTACAGCAGGTATGGCCATCTATGACACAATGCAGTTCATTAAGCCAAACGTATCAACTATTTGTATCGGTATGGCAGCATCTATGGGTGCATTCCTACTTGCAGCTGGTGAAAAAGGAAAACGCTTCGCACTTCCAAACAGTGAAGTTATGATCCACCAACCACTTGGTGGTGCACAAGGACAAGCAACTGAAATTGAAATCGCTGCAAAACGCATCCTATTCCTACGCGATAAATTAAACAAAATCCTTGCAGAACGCACAGGCCAACCACTAGAAGTCATCGAACGCGACACAGACCGTGACAACTTCATGACAGCCGAAAAAGCACTAGAATACGGCCTAATCGATAGAATCTTTACAAACCGTTAATACTACTAAAAGCGGAAGCGGCTCGCTCAGAATCGCCACGTAAAAAAGGGCTATCGCAACATTGCGATAGCCCTTTTTATCAAGCACATTACTAAATACCATCAATCCAACACAAGTTATCGACCGCTCGACAATATTCGGCAAGTTCATCCAATCAATAAAAGCTATCGCGTTTACGCGATAGCTTTTATTGATTATTTTGCACGTAAGCAACGAGCGCTTCTAATGCTTCTTCCGCATCTGAACCTTCTGCCGTAATTGTTATGTGACTACCAGATCCAATCGCTAAGCTCATAACCCCCATTATACTCTTAGCGTTAATTGTTTTGTCATCTTTCTCAATGAAAATATCAGCATGAAAGCGATTTGCCTCTTGCACAAACAACGCAGCCGGACGTGCTTGCAAACCATCTTTTCGTGCAACCTCAACTTTTTTTTGAACCACGGCTCCATTTCCCCTTTACCTTTATTTTTTTACTACTGTTTCCCCCGCACGTAATTTCTCCGCAATTTCGTCGATTTTACGCAAACGATGATTGATACCTGATTTACTAATTTTCCCTCCAGATACCATCTCGCCTAATTCTTTCAATGTTACATCTTGATAATTAACTCTTAGTTGTGCAATCTCTCTTAATTTGTCTGGCAAAATATCAAGGCCAACCGTCTCATCAATGTAGCGAATATTTTCAATTTGCCTTAATGCCGCACCAATTGTCTTGTTGAGATTAGCTGTTTCACAATTTACTAAGCGATTAACGGAATTACGCATATCGCGAACAATACGAATATCTTCAAATTTTAAGAGTGCATTATGCGCGCCAATAATATTTAAAAATTCCGTAATTTTCTCTGCCTCTTTTAAATACGTAATATAACCTTTTCGCCTTTCCAACGTCTTACTATTTAAATCAAATCCATTCATCAATTCACATATAGAATCATTATGTTCCTTATATAACGAAAAGATTTCTAAATGATAAGATGATGTTTCTGGGTTATTTACTGAACCACCTGCTAAAAATGCTCCTCGTAAATACGATCTTTTACAACATTTCTTCTCAATTAATTCTTGTGATATATTGCGGATAAACGAAAAGTCCTCTCGAACAATTTGAAGATCTGCTAAAATTTCGCGTGATTTTTCAACAAGCCGAACGATATAGACATTATTTTTCTTTAATCGCATTTTTTTTCGAACAAGTAGTTCTACCGTTACGTTATAGCCCTTTTTCAAAAGTGTATAAATCCTTCGCGCAATTGCTGCGTTTTCCGTTTGAATATCTATGGATAGACGACGATTTGAAAAAGAAAGCGACCCGTTCATTCGAAGTAATGCTGATAACTCAGCTTTCTCACAGCATTCTTTCATTTCAAGCTTTGTGAGCTCTTTCTTTGTTTCCGAAGCAAATGACACAGTCAACACCTCCTTATACAATATTTTGGAACAAAAATCTTGTCCTATATGAATGAGGAGCGTTACCTCAAACGAGGCAACGCACATTTATAACAATGAATATAAAATAGAAGCTAGCTTTAACGTATCATGTCTTAC
The window above is part of the Bacillus cytotoxicus NVH 391-98 genome. Proteins encoded here:
- the spoVAD gene encoding stage V sporulation protein AD — its product is MLQGHRTWVFENKPVIISTGVVGGPFEANGKIPEDFDTLHGDLWLGQDSYEKAHTILFEEACSRAIEKAKLRKDDIQFVLAGDLINQITPTSFACRTLGTPYLGLFGACSTSMEGLALGASIINAKGAKYLLTGASSHNTAVEKQFRYPTEYGGQKPPTAQWTVTGAGAALLSNQGNGPQVTSATIGRVVDMGLTDPFNMGGAMAPAAVDTIEAHLRDRQIDVSYYDLIVTGDLGHVGREIAYDLLHKHGLNITSEQFQDCGIIIYREGQPVLAGASGPGCSATVVYGHLLNRMRREEFKRILVVATGALLSPLTFQQGETIPCIAHAVSIEFGGAKQ
- the clpP gene encoding ATP-dependent Clp endopeptidase proteolytic subunit ClpP, which encodes MNLIPTVIEQTNRGERAYDIYSRLLKDRIIMLGSAIDDNVANSIVSQLLFLESQDPEKDIHLYINSPGGSITAGMAIYDTMQFIKPNVSTICIGMAASMGAFLLAAGEKGKRFALPNSEVMIHQPLGGAQGQATEIEIAAKRILFLRDKLNKILAERTGQPLEVIERDTDRDNFMTAEKALEYGLIDRIFTNR
- a CDS encoding DUF1657 domain-containing protein, yielding MTVITKLKQTVAGLKSAQASLEGFALDTDNQQAKQLFQTAAQQTQSIIDSLNPRVEEVQQEEPQYAQQ
- a CDS encoding YhcN/YlaJ family sporulation lipoprotein, whose amino-acid sequence is MRKLGVITALLVLLFSVFTGCDNSPLDKKVKKEETKRQEQKEGPELTKMSTESFNQSISQGAKKMALSMEEIEQATAVNSNLDLYIAIKPEHHERFILKPLRSKLKKRLSDEYPTFNVRVSTDRKIFMLLDELENKIQKKRVNKDKIKKQLKLIQTEMESNT
- the spoVAE gene encoding stage V sporulation protein AE, with protein sequence MIFFWAFVIGGLVCVIGQLLFDIVKLTPAHTMATLVVAGAILDGFNLYEPLIDFAGAGATVPITSFGNALVHGAMEEAAKHGIVGVITGMFKVTSAGISAAIIFGFIGALLFKPKG
- a CDS encoding HPr family phosphocarrier protein, translating into MVQKKVEVARKDGLQARPAALFVQEANRFHADIFIEKDDKTINAKSIMGVMSLAIGSGSHITITAEGSDAEEALEALVAYVQNNQ
- the spoVAC gene encoding stage V sporulation protein AC — protein: MSSKDKNLTPVQQEYKKFEQQREPKRPVLKNCIKAFFVGGFICLIGQLISTFYIYFFDFTERSAGNPTVATLIFISMLLTGFGVYDRLGQFAGAGTAVPVTGFGNSVIAACIEHRTEGFVLGVGGNMFKLAGSVILFGVFSAFVIALIKTILVQWGGL
- the whiA gene encoding DNA-binding protein WhiA encodes the protein MSFASETKKELTKLEMKECCEKAELSALLRMNGSLSFSNRRLSIDIQTENAAIARRIYTLLKKGYNVTVELLVRKKMRLKKNNVYIVRLVEKSREILADLQIVREDFSFIRNISQELIEKKCCKRSYLRGAFLAGGSVNNPETSSYHLEIFSLYKEHNDSICELMNGFDLNSKTLERRKGYITYLKEAEKITEFLNIIGAHNALLKFEDIRIVRDMRNSVNRLVNCETANLNKTIGAALRQIENIRYIDETVGLDILPDKLREIAQLRVNYQDVTLKELGEMVSGGKISKSGINHRLRKIDEIAEKLRAGETVVKK
- a CDS encoding DUF421 domain-containing protein, producing the protein MSHLPEWTLVILRSVFILMILFAITKWLGKRQISQLSFFEYIAGMTIGDIAAQITTGLDQKFSHGVFAILIFAVVPFFTGLLSLKNKAARDFFEGKSTVFIKDGKVLEDNLKKEKYTSDELLELLRNKGTFSISEVEFAVLEPSGELNVLLKKDRQPLTAKDIGLKVPNEKEPQTVIMDGNVLDEPLSASGHNRAWLHAELEKLGVVIENVFLGQVDSYGQLTIDVYNDKLQMPSPQNKPLLLASLKKCQADLELFSLETKSKSASEMYSKNAKQIEHILNKVTYLLKE
- a CDS encoding DUF1657 domain-containing protein: MTVIANVKTCLASLKGAQASLSTLSQNTSDEEAKRVFHECMLEMDSVIADLKDRVSVLEREEPQYKGF